In Streptomyces nodosus, one DNA window encodes the following:
- a CDS encoding bifunctional DNA primase/polymerase, whose translation MEETIAGPEAARIPKQRGDSLPEAAVRYAEERHWDVFPGTWLEAVAGTHRCSCGRSGCPLPGAHPTDDDWEGRATSSGTVARRLWSERPTASVLLPTGRTFDALDVPETAGFLALARMERMELTLGPVALTPDRRMRFFVLPGAAAKVPDLVRNLGWSLPSLDLTALGEGCYVAAPPTRYGSQGAVQWACRPTPANRWLPDAEELISPLAYACGRSR comes from the coding sequence GTGGAAGAGACCATCGCGGGCCCCGAAGCCGCCCGCATCCCGAAGCAGCGCGGCGATTCGCTCCCGGAGGCCGCCGTACGTTACGCCGAGGAACGCCACTGGGACGTGTTCCCCGGGACCTGGCTGGAGGCCGTGGCCGGGACGCACCGCTGCTCCTGCGGCCGGTCCGGGTGCCCGCTGCCCGGCGCGCATCCGACGGACGACGACTGGGAGGGGCGGGCGACCAGCAGCGGGACCGTCGCCCGGCGGCTGTGGTCCGAGCGGCCGACCGCGTCGGTGCTGCTGCCCACCGGCCGCACCTTCGACGCGCTCGATGTGCCGGAGACCGCGGGCTTCCTGGCGCTCGCCCGTATGGAGCGGATGGAGCTCACGCTCGGGCCCGTGGCCCTCACCCCGGACCGGCGGATGCGGTTCTTCGTGCTGCCCGGCGCGGCGGCGAAGGTTCCCGACCTGGTGCGGAACCTGGGCTGGTCGCTCCCCTCCCTCGATCTGACCGCCCTCGGCGAGGGCTGCTACGTGGCCGCGCCGCCCACCCGTTACGGATCACAGGGCGCCGTGCAGTGGGCCTGCCGCCCGACCCCCGCGAACCGCTGGCTGCCGGACGCCGAGGAGTTGATCTCACCGCTCGCCTACGCGTGCGGAAGATCCCGTTAG
- a CDS encoding ABC transporter ATP-binding protein — protein sequence MNEGAGAGTAAVRVQGLWKRFGEQIAVAGIDLELPAGRFIGLVGPNGAGKTTTLSMVTGLLRPDQGSVEIVGHDVWRDPVEVKARIGVLPEGLRLFERLSGRELLAYTGRLRGLPGPEVDKRATQLLDVLDLAGAQHKLVVDYSTGMRKKIGLAAALLHNPEVLFLDEPFEGVDPVSAQTIRGVLERYTASGATVVFSSHVMELVESLCDWVAVMAAGRIRAHGPLAEVRGDAPTLQQAFLELVGAGGRASGADLDWLGGGAR from the coding sequence ATGAACGAGGGAGCTGGGGCGGGTACGGCCGCCGTACGGGTGCAGGGGCTGTGGAAGCGGTTCGGGGAACAGATCGCCGTCGCCGGGATCGACCTGGAGCTGCCCGCCGGGCGGTTCATCGGGCTCGTCGGACCGAACGGGGCCGGGAAGACCACCACCTTGTCCATGGTCACCGGGCTGCTCCGGCCCGACCAGGGCTCCGTCGAGATCGTCGGTCACGACGTCTGGCGCGACCCGGTCGAGGTCAAGGCCCGCATCGGGGTCCTGCCCGAGGGGCTGCGGCTCTTCGAGCGCCTCTCCGGGCGCGAACTCCTCGCCTACACGGGCAGGCTGCGCGGGCTGCCCGGCCCCGAGGTCGACAAGCGGGCCACCCAGCTCCTGGACGTGCTCGACCTGGCCGGGGCGCAGCACAAGCTGGTCGTCGACTACTCGACCGGTATGCGCAAGAAGATAGGCCTGGCGGCCGCGCTGCTGCACAACCCGGAAGTCCTCTTTCTCGACGAGCCCTTCGAAGGCGTCGACCCGGTCTCCGCGCAGACCATCCGCGGCGTCCTGGAGCGGTACACCGCCTCCGGCGCCACCGTCGTCTTCTCCTCCCATGTGATGGAACTGGTCGAGTCGCTGTGCGACTGGGTGGCGGTCATGGCCGCGGGACGCATCCGCGCGCACGGCCCGCTCGCCGAGGTCCGCGGCGATGCGCCCACCCTGCAACAGGCGTTCCTGGAGCTGGTGGGCGCGGGCGGCCGCGCCTCCGGCGCCGATCTCGACTGGCTCGGCGGCGGCGCCCGATGA